Sequence from the Mycosarcoma maydis chromosome 4, whole genome shotgun sequence genome:
AGCCGATCGCcttcgaacagctcgactTTAACCACCCGCTCTGGATTCTTTTCTCGTCCGGAACCACTGGTAAACCGAAAGCCATCACGCATCGCGCTGGAGGAATGCTTCTGCAGCTCTCCAAGGAACACATTATTCACGGTGGACTGACTCGGAGCGATGTGTTTTTCCAGCACACTACGACGGGTTGGATGATGTGGAATTTCCTGGTGGCCGGTCTGGTCACTGGCTGCACTATCGTGTTGTACGATGGAAGCCCTCTGAAGCCTGTCTCGGTGCTCTGGGAGTTGGCCGAGAAACATGGCGTGACGACGTTCGGTACGAGTGCTGCGTACCTTGGTGCTCTGGAGAAGAGCGGATACGAGGTGGGTGCGAACCATGCCGAGCTTTGCGTGCGCCAGATCTTGAGTACCGGTTCGCCACTGCGTGCGGAGCTCTACGCTTTCATCCATCAGCGGATCGGCAGCGACATCTTGATCGGCTCCATCACGGGTGGAACGGATCTATGCTCGTTGTTCGCAGGCCACAATACGGCGCTTCCTGTGTATGCGGGTGAGATTCAAGCGAGAAACCTGGGCATGAACATTGGCGTCTACGACTCGGATGCACGTCAAGAGATCACTTGTGCCAACATGGTCGGTGACATGATATGCAAGTCGCCGTTCCCAGCTCAACCGTTGGGATTCTGGAAGCAACCCGAGAGCAAGTACTTTGACTCGTACTATTCGCAGGTTTCCGGAGTGTGGTATCATGGCGATTTTATCATGTTGAGCGAGCACGGTGGCGTAGTGATGCTGGGTAGAAGCGATGGCATCCTGAATCCCGGCGGAATCCGattcggcagcagcgaaaTCTACGAACTCCTCGAAAGCCCCGACAACGCATTTGCATCTTGGATCACAGACTCGCTCGTGGTGGCGTTGAAAACCCCGCGGGCGGACGACGAAGTCGTATGTCTCTTTGTCGTTCTCGATCCCGCCGTCAGAATCGACGTGCAACAACTCGAGCATTCACTCGTCTCACTCATCCGAACTAAACGAAGCCCAAGACACGTCCCGAAATTCATCAAGATCGTCTCGGATATCCCGAAAACCCTGAATGGCAAAAAGGTCGAAGTCCCCGTCAAAAAAATCATCAACGGCGCCCCATTGGACACCATCAATAGCGCCACGCTGATCAACCCGGAGAGCTTGCACCAATTTGTCGCGCTAGGCGAACAGCTCAGGTCTCAACTCGCCTCTTGAGCCGTCGTTTCCCAAGCagtaatcacgaatctcatCGCATCGAGAGCAGACATGGGCAAATGACAACCATGCGAATTACGAATAGATCTGTGCAACAGAGATGCACTATTATCAACGACCAACGATCAACAACAAACTATATACAAGCGCTCACgtagcaatcacgaatcgcagaCTGCTGAACGCGCCATTTTGGATTTAGCGATTGTGGCAGTAGGCATCGGAAAAGAGCGTGTCGGCAAGGTCATCTGGTACAAACCAGACGGTGAGCGCGACGATAAGATAGACCATGATGAGCACAAACCCTTCGAGGTAGTTGGACCTGTTgtcggcgatggcgaagTTCACAATGAGCACGgtcaagaagagcaagatggTGGCGAAAGGGTCGAAGAGTAGGGTCAATGGCCGATCGCCGATCCAcgcgatgatgacgagcaagggAATGACGAACAGCGCAAtctggatcgacgagccaaTCGCGATGGACGATGCCATTTGAATCTTGTTCTTCCATGCGAAAATGACGGCAGCCAAGTGCTCCGTTGCGTTACTTGCGATCGGCAGAAGGATGAGACCGATCCAAGTGCGTGTGATGGCACCGCTCGAAGTAACAacgtcgatggcggtgaCGAGCCACTCGGAAGTGACGCCAATCAGGACGGTGACTATGACGAGCgtgatgatgacggcggTCATGTTCATTTGCGgctgctcctcttcgtcttcatTGTCGTCCTCAAAGAATTCCTTGTGCGACGACAGGCTAAAGTAAAGGAAGCCGATGTAGAtgagcagcagtagcaCCGAGACACCACGGCTGAATTTGAGAATGTCGCCACGCTCCGTGTTGTCCGGAATGCCACCGAGGACAGCATGGAAAGCCGAGGGAATGACGAGCGAGATAACGGCCATCATGAGGAGCGAAGTGTTGAGCTGAGCCGGTGCTTCAAGAAAGACCTGTTCCTTGACGCGAAGGCCGCCAACAAAAAAGCAGGTGCCCAGTACGAGCAAGAGGTTGGAAAGGATCGagccgagcagcgacgtCTGTGTGACGATAAGTTCGCAGTTAAAGAGCGATACGATTGCAACGATCAATTCGACTGCATTGCCGAGCGAAGCATTGATCAGACCACCGATCGTCTCACCGACGCGGAGAGAAAGCTCCTCGGTGGCCTGCGAGAGTATGGTGGCGAGCGGCATAATGGCAAGGAAGGAGGTGACAAAGACGGCGATGCCATTTCGGGTGACGCTCTGGTCGAGCGCAAAATGAAGCGCCCAAGAGATGGGGATGAAGACGAGAAGCAGATTGAGGATGGAGCCAAAGAGAAGGTTCTTGAGGCTTACCAAGGTGGCAGGAGGCTTGGCCAGACGGTGCTCCGGAGTAAAGAGGTCATTGAACGAACGACGCGTTGTTGCCCTGGACTCCATCGTCGCTCTACGTGGTGGACCAGCAAAAGGACCGCCGAGGCCCTCTCCACCGGACGATGCGTCGCGAGTCACGCCACGCTTTCGAGCGGTAATGGAAGAAGCAGGATCCGAGGAAGAAAGAGTGCGAGAGAGGGCGGAAGACGCTTCGTTAGACGAACCCGCTTGGCCCTTTTCGAGCATGTCGGGTTCCGAATCGGCAATTACAGCACGCTTTGGACGATGGGCCAGGTTGTTAGAGCTGGCACTGGACTCTCTTGGGGTAGCCAGGGCAGGTTTTGGAAGAGGATTAGCAATGTCACAAGTGGGAGTTGCGCTAGAAAAGGCAGGTGGCTGGTCTATAGAAGAAGCTTGAAGGGCTGCAGGCGCGGGCTTTGACTCGACGGTCTGGCTGGTTGGTGTTGTGGACGACATGCTGTATGCGTTCTAGACAACGTGGATGGACGCCTTTGTGTGAAGCTCGCCAGAGGAAAGAGGGCGCAAGGTGGATGAGAGCGTACGAGGTCACGGGGGTTGGTTGGTGTATTGAACGTAGAGGATCGAGTTAGGAGGAGAAGGAACGGAAGGCCGAGGGCGGTCTGGATGGCGGCGTAAGGGTAGGGTGGGGTGTAACCATGTAAGGACGTACCAGATGAGTTGAATAAAGGTGGGGTCGAGACGAGGCGATAGTGACGAGTTGGTTGTCTGAGCAAAGCAAAACGTGAATCGAGGCCAGTAAAGTTCTCTACGTGATAGCCAACACGTCGTCAAGCTCCACCGagcacaatcacgaatcgccatcgtgagtcgtgaatcgtgagtcgtgaatcgtgaatcacatgGTAGCGCTAGACGAGCGATCCATGCTTTCCCGTTACCGCCGTGTACAAtcgcgagtcacgagtcgtgagcgaGCAGAACAACACACGGAAGCTGTGCACCAACACATGCACCAACTGCACCGCTTTTTTTTGGATTTTGGCCTCTCTGTCGTTTCTGTTTTCATTTCGCATGTTAAACGATCGTAGAGAACTCACACTTAGGTGagcagagtcacgagtcacacGTGCAACGGCGActccattcacgattcac
This genomic interval carries:
- a CDS encoding putative Acetoacetyl-CoA synthetase; its protein translation is MVNGHTTDAAVAEVDGIQGKLMWSPKDVASTAMDRFRQTVNARFSLDLRTYDQLWQWSCTHLNDFWTTVWDETAVISSVGAPLAIGDNAPIYPPPRWFQGARLNFAENLLRHGTRSSANRDDVAVIQSTEVDTTTGELDESSISYAQLYSMVAQAAAALRSRGIQKNDCVASYSANNTQNLIAFLAASSIGAVWTSAAADFGPEGVLERLRTVRPKVLISVNAVRYNGKVHDHLAKLRSVVEGLEHDRDEQEQRLEGVVVIPHVKTHPVLEPHAGDAARWTSWDHFVAEGASAVDQPIAFEQLDFNHPLWILFSSGTTGKPKAITHRAGGMLLQLSKEHIIHGGLTRSDVFFQHTTTGWMMWNFLVAGLVTGCTIVLYDGSPLKPVSVLWELAEKHGVTTFGTSAAYLGALEKSGYEVGANHAELCVRQILSTGSPLRAELYAFIHQRIGSDILIGSITGGTDLCSLFAGHNTALPVYAGEIQARNLGMNIGVYDSDARQEITCANMVGDMICKSPFPAQPLGFWKQPESKYFDSYYSQVSGVWYHGDFIMLSEHGGVVMLGRSDGILNPGGIRFGSSEIYELLESPDNAFASWITDSLVVALKTPRADDEVVCLFVVLDPAVRIDVQQLEHSLVSLIRTKRSPRHVPKFIKIVSDIPKTLNGKKVEVPVKKIINGAPLDTINSATLINPESLHQFVALGEQLRSQLAS
- a CDS encoding uncharacterized protein (related to VCX1 - Vacuolar Ca++/H+ exchanger) — translated: MSSTTPTSQTVESKPAPAALQASSIDQPPAFSSATPTCDIANPLPKPALATPRESSASSNNLAHRPKRAVIADSEPDMLEKGQAGSSNEASSALSRTLSSSDPASSITARKRGVTRDASSGGEGLGGPFAGPPRRATMESRATTRRSFNDLFTPEHRLAKPPATLVSLKNLLFGSILNLLLVFIPISWALHFALDQSVTRNGIAVFVTSFLAIMPLATILSQATEELSLRVGETIGGLINASLGNAVELIVAIVSLFNCELIVTQTSLLGSILSNLLLVLGTCFFVGGLRVKEQVFLEAPAQLNTSLLMMAVISLVIPSAFHAVLGGIPDNTERGDILKFSRGVSVLLLLIYIGFLYFSLSSHKEFFEDDNEDEEEQPQMNMTAVIITLVIVTVLIGVTSEWLVTAIDVVTSSGAITRTWIGLILLPIASNATEHLAAVIFAWKNKIQMASSIAIGSSIQIALFVIPLLVIIAWIGDRPLTLLFDPFATILLFLTVLIVNFAIADNRSNYLEGFVLIMVYLIVALTVWFVPDDLADTLFSDAYCHNR